A single Gemmatimonadota bacterium DNA region contains:
- a CDS encoding phytanoyl-CoA dioxygenase family protein — protein sequence MTEFENAVYELDLYGFTVVERVLSAEQVESMRRVLIRLSDEVGEEREGEGSCRHVANLPTLDPIFFPVIDHPRILPILEHYLEPSLILGSLNSRIVRPGDGDQGFHSDIPAEMLNMASPVMMNTVWMLDGFSPENGGTRVVPGTHRCGLPHPASNTDVKYYVQPAAPAGSVLVFNGQCWHAGGANRGTANRHALFAHYRKRMLMFQYDPHEGFPAEWYGLLTDRQKEIMRMKHGVDAPRAADVQVFR from the coding sequence ATGACCGAGTTCGAAAACGCCGTTTACGAGCTGGACCTGTACGGATTCACGGTCGTGGAGCGCGTATTATCCGCCGAGCAGGTCGAATCGATGCGCCGGGTACTGATACGCCTTAGCGATGAGGTCGGTGAAGAACGGGAAGGCGAGGGTTCCTGCCGGCATGTCGCCAACCTGCCTACCCTGGACCCGATCTTCTTTCCGGTCATCGACCATCCCCGCATTCTGCCCATCCTCGAGCACTACCTCGAGCCGTCGCTGATCCTCGGTAGCCTGAACAGCCGCATCGTGCGTCCGGGGGACGGCGACCAGGGCTTTCACAGCGACATCCCGGCCGAAATGCTCAACATGGCCTCTCCGGTCATGATGAACACGGTGTGGATGCTGGACGGTTTCTCGCCGGAAAACGGCGGGACCCGGGTCGTGCCCGGCACCCACCGATGCGGGCTTCCCCATCCCGCCAGCAATACCGACGTGAAGTACTACGTGCAGCCGGCCGCTCCCGCGGGCAGCGTGCTGGTCTTCAACGGCCAGTGCTGGCACGCGGGCGGGGCCAACCGCGGCACCGCGAACCGGCACGCCCTCTTCGCCCACTATCGGAAACGCATGCTCATGTTCCAGTACGATCCCCACGAAGGGTTTCCCGCTGAATGGTACGGCCTGCTTACGGACCGCCAGAAGGAGATCATGCGCATGAAGCACGGCGTGGACGCGCCCCGGGCGGCCGACGTCCAGGTCTTCAGGTAG
- a CDS encoding phytanoyl-CoA dioxygenase family protein, with protein sequence MTREQGDIKREQLTRDGYCHIEGVLSTEFLGELRRESDRLLDSAEYQPEWHYQGSDIHVDTCANAVMRRLLDWPATRAWMRAMRLDDFTPNGTIHVLSKPPGGPPLYWHQDWDTWNDPLSLAPWPQQLFLSYYLVDTDRVNGCFRVIPGTHMKRIPLHGQVEAPHQQTAWFADEKDSHMFGDHPGAIDVPVHAGDLVIGEARLLHSARGNNSASRRTLLLGWHMRPATVPDYWTDEVPGPILARDADAEYDNTRIPGAFLE encoded by the coding sequence ATGACCAGGGAGCAGGGTGACATAAAACGTGAGCAGTTGACCCGGGACGGGTACTGCCACATCGAAGGCGTGTTGTCGACTGAGTTCCTGGGCGAACTCCGCCGGGAATCGGACCGGTTGCTGGATTCCGCGGAATACCAGCCCGAATGGCACTACCAGGGATCTGACATCCACGTGGATACCTGTGCGAACGCCGTGATGCGCAGGCTGCTGGACTGGCCCGCGACGAGGGCCTGGATGCGGGCCATGAGGCTGGATGATTTCACGCCCAACGGGACTATCCACGTATTGAGCAAGCCGCCCGGCGGACCGCCTCTGTACTGGCACCAGGACTGGGATACCTGGAACGACCCCTTAAGCCTTGCGCCCTGGCCGCAGCAGCTATTCCTATCCTATTACCTGGTGGACACGGACCGTGTAAACGGCTGTTTCCGTGTGATCCCGGGTACGCACATGAAGCGCATACCGCTGCACGGACAGGTGGAAGCGCCGCATCAACAGACTGCCTGGTTCGCGGATGAGAAAGACTCCCATATGTTTGGCGATCACCCCGGCGCCATCGACGTACCCGTCCATGCCGGCGATCTCGTGATCGGCGAAGCGCGGCTGTTACACTCGGCCCGGGGAAACAACAGCGCAAGCCGTCGAACATTGCTCCTGGGCTGGCACATGCGCCCGGCCACCGTACCGGACTACTGGACGGATGAAGTCCCCGGACCGATCCTGGCCCGGGACGCGGACGCGGAGTACGACAACACGCGCATACCCGGCGCTTTCCTGGAGTAG
- a CDS encoding sugar phosphate isomerase/epimerase: MPPPVALQLYTLREMADKNYEQVVNLTAEIGYAGVEPAGFPGTTPEAAGRLFESLSLEVPSAHLPLPVGENRSYVVETADAIGTKRVVSGLGRDDHSTVDNIRWSADRFNEAAETVAPHGMTFGIHNHWWEYQEVEGRIATDILLEHLAPEVFFQVDVYWVQVGGPDPAGVLERFGPRAPLLHLKDGPCLRNTDMTALGEGKVDLPGVIAAGGDDTEWHIVELDSCATDMVEAVEKSYRYLVDNGLSRGNR, encoded by the coding sequence ATGCCCCCACCCGTAGCCCTGCAGTTGTACACACTCAGAGAAATGGCCGACAAAAACTACGAACAGGTGGTGAACCTGACCGCGGAGATCGGGTACGCGGGCGTCGAACCCGCCGGTTTTCCCGGCACGACGCCGGAGGCGGCCGGACGGCTCTTCGAATCGTTGAGTCTCGAGGTACCCAGCGCCCATCTTCCCCTGCCCGTGGGAGAGAACAGGTCCTATGTCGTCGAGACCGCGGACGCGATCGGGACGAAACGCGTCGTATCCGGACTGGGCCGCGACGATCACAGTACCGTGGACAACATCAGGTGGTCGGCGGACCGCTTCAACGAGGCCGCGGAGACCGTGGCGCCCCACGGCATGACCTTCGGGATCCACAATCACTGGTGGGAATATCAGGAGGTGGAGGGAAGGATCGCGACGGATATCCTGCTGGAGCATCTCGCGCCCGAGGTCTTCTTCCAGGTGGACGTGTACTGGGTGCAGGTCGGCGGTCCGGACCCGGCCGGCGTGCTCGAGCGGTTCGGTCCCCGCGCGCCGCTGCTGCATCTCAAGGACGGGCCCTGCCTGCGGAATACGGACATGACCGCCCTGGGCGAAGGGAAGGTGGACCTCCCCGGCGTGATCGCGGCCGGTGGCGACGACACCGAGTGGCATATCGTCGAGCTGGACAGTTGCGCGACGGACATGGTCGAAGCAGTGGAGAAGAGCTACAGATATCTCGTAGACAACGGCCTTTCCCGGGGCAACAGGTAG
- a CDS encoding NUDIX hydrolase — MAGQPDREVLLHLLDRYRARFPAEEDTVARIRDLVAERPDCFERTCMPGHITGSAWVLSPDQSKLLLTRHRIFDRWLQLGGHADGCPRPHLVALREAEEESGLAGFGLYRDSDGFVPLDVDIHVIAARHGVPAHEHYDLRYLLAASTEQPLEISGESHDLKWFSKEELLEVVHEESVLRMLHKGDAVLKRGGGDFVYGLS; from the coding sequence ATGGCCGGGCAGCCGGATCGGGAAGTCCTCCTGCATTTGCTGGATCGTTACAGGGCGCGTTTTCCCGCGGAAGAAGACACGGTCGCCCGGATACGGGACCTGGTCGCTGAACGCCCCGACTGCTTCGAAAGGACGTGCATGCCGGGCCACATCACCGGTTCGGCCTGGGTCCTTTCGCCCGACCAATCGAAACTTCTTTTGACCCGGCACCGGATCTTCGATCGCTGGCTGCAGCTGGGCGGCCATGCGGACGGTTGTCCCCGGCCCCACCTCGTCGCCCTGAGAGAAGCCGAAGAGGAATCGGGGCTCGCGGGATTCGGACTATACCGGGACTCTGACGGCTTCGTCCCCCTGGACGTGGATATCCACGTAATCGCCGCCCGGCACGGTGTCCCTGCCCACGAGCACTACGACCTGCGTTACCTCCTGGCCGCTTCCACGGAGCAACCGCTCGAAATCAGCGGCGAATCCCACGATCTGAAGTGGTTTTCAAAGGAAGAACTGCTCGAGGTCGTCCACGAAGAAAGCGTGCTTCGCATGCTCCACAAAGGCGACGCCGTCCTCAAGCGAGGCGGCGGAGATTTCGTTTACGGACTCTCCTGA
- a CDS encoding Ldh family oxidoreductase — protein MAITPVDYSNPRYDAKALYRFAVEALRKAGQSEAHVTELADYLTATDLRGVLSHGTRQLPGYVRSFQSGRYNPKPNVRIYREAGAVVQWDGDGGIGHLVSARAIRSAVSRAKTTGICLVTATHCGHTGSVGNWTRIATGAGMICLYYSTPMSRLPFDRPEPVIQALNNPPVSFGFPSAEGEPPVLIDMGVHLELPDVLQEIAEISVLPLIKGLAYQVVSAMMTWPVDAQSPVEQRFPGATSSLTAVVLDPAFIGDPSDYTRTVADLRRKVHAMQPLPRLDRALLPGEIEAEREADFGEHGIPLDDAHIQSLRELSDDLGVPCYWESDG, from the coding sequence ATGGCCATAACTCCCGTCGACTACTCCAATCCACGCTACGACGCGAAGGCCCTGTACCGCTTTGCCGTTGAAGCGCTTCGCAAGGCGGGCCAGTCGGAAGCCCACGTGACGGAACTGGCCGATTACCTGACCGCGACGGACCTGCGCGGCGTCCTCAGCCACGGCACCCGCCAACTACCGGGCTACGTGAGATCCTTCCAGTCGGGGAGATACAACCCGAAGCCGAATGTCAGGATCTACCGGGAAGCCGGCGCCGTGGTGCAGTGGGACGGTGATGGAGGCATCGGACACCTGGTATCCGCCCGGGCGATACGTTCGGCGGTGTCGCGGGCGAAGACAACAGGGATCTGCCTGGTCACGGCGACCCACTGCGGGCACACGGGTTCGGTCGGCAACTGGACGCGCATCGCGACCGGGGCGGGCATGATCTGCCTGTACTACAGCACGCCCATGAGTCGACTTCCCTTCGACCGGCCCGAGCCCGTTATCCAGGCGTTGAACAACCCGCCCGTGAGCTTCGGGTTTCCTTCGGCGGAGGGTGAGCCGCCCGTGCTGATCGATATGGGTGTACACCTGGAACTGCCCGACGTTCTACAAGAAATCGCGGAGATCAGCGTGCTCCCCCTGATCAAGGGGCTGGCCTACCAGGTCGTCTCCGCCATGATGACCTGGCCCGTGGACGCGCAATCTCCCGTTGAGCAGCGTTTTCCGGGCGCAACCAGCAGCCTGACCGCCGTCGTCCTGGACCCCGCCTTCATCGGTGACCCGTCCGACTACACGAGGACGGTCGCGGACCTGCGTCGAAAAGTGCACGCCATGCAACCGCTTCCGAGGCTTGATCGTGCACTTCTACCGGGGGAAATCGAAGCCGAACGGGAGGCCGATTTCGGCGAGCACGGCATTCCACTGGACGACGCCCATATCCAGTCGCTTCGGGAACTGAGCGATGATCTGGGCGTGCCATGCTATTGGGAATCGGACGGATGA
- a CDS encoding SDR family oxidoreductase — MTTKPLQDRVAVVAGATRGTGRGIARMLGAAGATVYCSGRSVKGHPATPGRPETIEETAELVTAEGGRGIAARTDHTVEAEVERLFARVRDEQGRLDLLVNDIWGGDEMIEWGSPFWELEPAKGLKMLEGAVHTHIITSRYGVPMMVERNAGLIVEVTDGDTMGYRGNLFYDFAKNATIRLGYAMSRDLHAHNITALTVTPGFLRSEAMLDGMGVTEENWRDGIKQDSFFEESETPCYMGKGVAALAADPDVASKHGGLYGSWTLAKEYGFTDLDGRQPDWGSYFSARIREITDHQESPDEMDLYNVRARMNQIELDPAAEAEYRRTREYLDRHA; from the coding sequence ATGACAACGAAACCACTACAGGATCGCGTGGCGGTCGTTGCGGGCGCGACGCGCGGAACCGGACGGGGGATCGCCCGCATGCTCGGTGCGGCGGGGGCCACGGTCTACTGTTCCGGCCGAAGCGTGAAAGGCCATCCCGCCACGCCGGGCCGTCCCGAGACGATCGAAGAAACCGCCGAATTGGTCACGGCCGAAGGCGGCCGGGGCATTGCGGCAAGGACCGACCATACCGTGGAAGCCGAAGTGGAACGGTTGTTCGCGCGTGTCAGGGATGAACAGGGCCGGCTCGACCTCCTCGTCAACGACATCTGGGGCGGCGATGAGATGATCGAATGGGGTTCGCCATTCTGGGAACTCGAACCGGCCAAAGGCTTGAAGATGCTCGAAGGAGCGGTGCACACCCATATCATCACGAGCCGGTACGGCGTACCCATGATGGTCGAGCGGAACGCCGGACTGATCGTGGAAGTCACCGACGGCGACACGATGGGCTACCGGGGCAACCTATTCTACGATTTCGCGAAAAACGCCACGATCCGGCTGGGTTACGCCATGTCGCGCGACCTCCACGCGCACAACATCACCGCGCTGACCGTTACACCCGGCTTCCTGCGGTCCGAAGCGATGTTGGACGGCATGGGGGTCACGGAAGAAAACTGGCGGGATGGGATCAAGCAGGATTCGTTTTTCGAGGAATCGGAGACGCCGTGTTACATGGGCAAGGGGGTTGCGGCCCTGGCGGCCGATCCGGACGTCGCGTCGAAGCATGGCGGACTGTACGGTAGCTGGACGCTGGCTAAGGAGTATGGTTTTACGGACCTGGACGGACGCCAGCCGGACTGGGGCAGCTACTTTTCGGCCAGGATACGGGAAATTACAGATCACCAGGAATCGCCGGACGAGATGGACCTGTACAATGTTCGCGCACGCATGAACCAGATCGAGCTGGATCCTGCGGCAGAAGCGGAATACAGGCGCACGAGGGAATACCTGGACAGGCATGCGTAA
- a CDS encoding aminotransferase class V-fold PLP-dependent enzyme — protein sequence MSDNEGTIKIDSRIQDFEKIQNLSRRGFMGSVMAGAAGVAGASTLLSTVTEAEAEPLPDIADIPPGGAAPDDEAYWEGVADQFLLRNNVIYMNSGTRGISPVSVHRAQVEAVEAVNSDPNMCWSTYFFAGMDEIREKMAAFIGSEVDEIAFTNSTTDGMGLGFMGLRLDPGDEILTTNYDYGWVKNMMAYRAKRDGLEFRMVDISDPSFRTPDSPQKVIDAVAAGITPKTKFLTICHVNYTDGFVMPVKEICDIARDRGIITLIDGAQPPGMMKMDMNELGCDMYAGPGHKYMLAAQHTGFLYVRNDIEDRVHPLVYTGSSNPEFAVTGARKLEQRGSTSYSDRVSIGAALDFHNRLTVEATEARLRYLSRRLSQGLKAIDGVTVYASDDPNMSCALISFSVKDLDPSFIVGRLWYRSPNIYIRTVGAAGGFSGVRATLHVMDTADQVDTLIDRIAGLAES from the coding sequence ATGTCTGACAACGAAGGCACGATCAAGATCGATTCCCGTATCCAGGATTTCGAGAAGATCCAGAACCTGTCCCGCCGCGGATTCATGGGCAGCGTGATGGCCGGCGCGGCCGGAGTGGCAGGAGCATCGACCCTGTTGTCCACGGTCACTGAAGCCGAAGCGGAGCCACTGCCCGACATCGCCGACATCCCCCCAGGCGGAGCGGCCCCGGACGACGAGGCGTACTGGGAAGGCGTGGCGGACCAGTTTCTGCTGCGCAACAACGTCATATACATGAATTCGGGCACACGGGGCATATCGCCCGTGAGCGTGCATAGGGCGCAGGTCGAGGCCGTGGAAGCCGTGAATTCGGATCCCAACATGTGCTGGTCGACTTACTTCTTCGCGGGGATGGACGAGATCCGGGAGAAGATGGCCGCGTTCATCGGTTCCGAGGTCGACGAAATCGCCTTCACCAACAGCACCACCGACGGGATGGGCCTTGGATTCATGGGCTTGCGTCTGGATCCCGGCGATGAGATCCTGACCACGAACTACGACTACGGCTGGGTGAAAAACATGATGGCCTACCGGGCGAAGCGGGACGGACTGGAGTTCAGGATGGTGGACATCTCGGACCCCAGTTTCCGCACGCCGGACAGTCCGCAGAAGGTCATCGACGCCGTGGCGGCGGGCATCACGCCGAAGACCAAATTCCTTACCATCTGCCACGTCAATTATACCGACGGGTTCGTCATGCCGGTCAAGGAGATCTGCGATATTGCCCGCGACCGGGGCATCATCACGCTGATCGACGGCGCCCAGCCGCCGGGCATGATGAAGATGGACATGAACGAACTCGGTTGCGACATGTACGCGGGGCCGGGCCACAAGTACATGCTGGCAGCCCAGCATACCGGGTTTCTCTACGTCCGGAACGACATCGAGGACAGAGTGCATCCGCTGGTCTACACGGGTTCGTCGAATCCCGAGTTTGCCGTCACGGGCGCCAGGAAATTGGAGCAGCGGGGATCCACGAGCTACTCCGACCGCGTCTCGATCGGCGCGGCCCTCGATTTCCACAACAGGCTGACCGTCGAGGCCACGGAAGCCCGGCTCCGTTACCTGTCGCGGCGCCTGAGCCAGGGCCTGAAGGCCATCGACGGCGTCACCGTGTACGCATCCGATGACCCAAATATGTCCTGCGCCCTCATATCCTTCTCCGTCAAGGACCTCGACCCATCGTTTATCGTCGGGCGCCTCTGGTACCGCAGCCCGAACATCTATATCCGTACCGTCGGAGCCGCCGGTGGTTTCAGCGGAGTACGCGCCACGCTGCACGTCATGGACACGGCCGACCAGGTGGATACGCTCATCGACCGTATCGCTGGTCTCGCTGAGAGTTAA
- a CDS encoding GNAT family N-acetyltransferase yields the protein MYTPIADKTLRTGETLAIGVVLAPDDPAPDERTPMDNHAPADDHGPDADHASLVRPILAHKSRNDQWHLDEVFAGRVSALETRFYLGRLNDRSVCNIMVSEHDGIGILSHVYTAPEHRRKGIARFVMTEQMADFNARSGRYLTLSTGYDTHPYHLYHGFGFRSVVPESGHMKYMSDAGLELESFEAEHSRDDRAGQARGDRSGEARVIPGDWQHWPSLNVLCAQAGPPYLRNVGLGHIGPRMFEGAYMWLMKETREEDDVQVRLVVTEHGAVAGYATLVPDIRWRGETMLLDLTVHSDFEALLKPLLESFALPPGRKVLCHVEPDDDSKTAALRDAEFVHEATLRQQYKAAGNVLDVEVYVRYG from the coding sequence ATGTACACACCGATCGCTGACAAGACCCTCCGCACGGGCGAGACGCTCGCAATCGGCGTCGTCCTTGCGCCGGACGACCCTGCGCCGGACGAACGCACACCGATGGACAACCACGCTCCGGCCGACGATCATGGACCGGACGCCGACCACGCGTCGCTTGTCCGTCCGATCCTGGCGCACAAGTCGCGCAATGATCAGTGGCACCTCGACGAGGTGTTCGCCGGGCGGGTCAGTGCCCTCGAAACCCGGTTCTACCTTGGCCGCCTGAACGACCGATCAGTCTGCAACATCATGGTCAGCGAGCACGACGGCATCGGCATCCTGAGCCACGTGTACACCGCGCCGGAACACCGCCGCAAGGGCATAGCCCGGTTCGTCATGACCGAACAGATGGCCGATTTCAATGCCCGGAGCGGCCGGTACCTGACGCTGTCCACCGGTTACGACACTCATCCCTACCACCTCTACCACGGCTTTGGCTTCCGAAGCGTCGTGCCGGAGTCGGGCCACATGAAGTACATGTCCGACGCCGGTCTGGAGTTGGAGTCTTTCGAGGCCGAGCATTCCCGCGACGACAGGGCCGGCCAAGCCCGCGGCGACAGGAGCGGCGAAGCCCGAGTGATACCGGGGGACTGGCAGCACTGGCCTTCACTGAACGTGCTCTGTGCCCAGGCCGGTCCGCCATACCTTCGCAACGTGGGACTGGGGCATATTGGGCCGCGCATGTTCGAAGGGGCCTACATGTGGTTGATGAAGGAAACGCGGGAAGAGGACGATGTCCAGGTCCGGCTGGTGGTTACGGAGCACGGCGCGGTAGCGGGTTACGCGACCCTGGTGCCCGATATCCGCTGGCGCGGTGAGACCATGCTTCTCGACCTGACCGTTCATTCCGACTTCGAGGCACTACTGAAGCCATTACTCGAGTCGTTTGCCCTGCCGCCCGGACGCAAGGTGCTCTGCCACGTTGAACCGGACGACGACTCGAAGACCGCCGCACTGCGGGACGCGGAATTCGTCCACGAGGCTACGCTCCGGCAGCAGTACAAAGCCGCCGGCAACGTGCTGGACGTCGAGGTGTACGTGCGGTACGGCTGA
- the mpl gene encoding UDP-N-acetylmuramate:L-alanyl-gamma-D-glutamyl-meso-diaminopimelate ligase, producing MSRPLHIHLVAVCGTGMGALAVMLKSLGHRVTGSDENVYPPMSTVLSEQQIPVFEGFSAANLDPQPDLVVIGNAVSRGNPEAEAVLDRKIRYASMPETLKSFFLWDRKSIVVTGTHGKTTTTAMLAWVLTEAGLDPSYIVGGVPIGWQTGARLGSGDLFILEGDEYDSAFFDKRAKFLHYLPDTVIINNVEFDHADIYDSIDEIALSFRRLVNIIPETGLLIGPEDDEHVQAIVSHAYCAVHTMGISPGGRASSGESASSGARWSARNLSFDPEGTSFDLYERDEHRTRLSTGQLGDHNVRNALAVVAAARHYGVSWPDLARGLASFPGVKRRLEMRGEVNGITVYDDFAHHPTAVEVTLDALRKAAPGRRTWAVFEPRSATTIRQNFQDAYATAFDQADRVLVAPVYLPEKAPVGNRFSVEELVAGLRERGVDAEAPGSVEQIVSLLAGQAAPGDRIVFMSNGGFGGIHEKALHRLQRGGAAESG from the coding sequence ATGTCCCGACCGCTTCACATTCACCTGGTGGCCGTCTGCGGCACGGGCATGGGCGCGCTCGCGGTGATGCTCAAGTCCCTGGGACACCGGGTCACAGGTAGCGACGAGAACGTATATCCCCCGATGAGCACGGTACTTTCGGAGCAGCAGATACCCGTGTTCGAGGGTTTCTCTGCCGCCAACCTGGATCCTCAGCCGGACCTCGTGGTCATCGGAAACGCCGTTTCCCGGGGCAATCCCGAGGCCGAAGCCGTCCTGGACCGGAAGATCCGGTACGCTTCCATGCCGGAGACGCTCAAGTCCTTCTTCCTGTGGGACCGCAAATCGATCGTGGTCACCGGTACACACGGCAAGACGACGACGACGGCGATGCTCGCCTGGGTGCTCACCGAGGCGGGCCTGGATCCCAGCTACATCGTCGGCGGCGTGCCCATCGGCTGGCAGACCGGGGCGCGGCTGGGATCGGGCGACCTGTTCATCCTGGAAGGCGACGAATACGACAGCGCCTTCTTCGACAAGCGGGCGAAGTTCCTTCACTACCTGCCCGACACGGTAATCATCAACAATGTCGAGTTCGATCACGCGGACATCTACGATTCGATCGACGAAATCGCGCTTTCCTTCCGAAGGCTGGTCAACATCATCCCTGAAACCGGGCTGTTGATCGGTCCGGAGGACGATGAGCACGTCCAGGCAATCGTTTCCCACGCATACTGTGCCGTTCACACCATGGGCATTTCACCGGGCGGGCGCGCGTCGTCAGGCGAGAGCGCGTCGTCGGGCGCCCGGTGGTCGGCGCGCAACCTTTCCTTCGATCCCGAGGGCACGTCCTTCGACCTGTATGAGCGAGACGAGCACCGCACCCGGCTGTCGACGGGCCAACTCGGCGACCACAATGTCCGGAACGCCCTGGCCGTGGTCGCCGCGGCACGCCATTACGGGGTATCATGGCCGGACCTGGCGCGGGGTCTCGCGTCCTTCCCCGGCGTGAAACGACGTCTCGAAATGCGGGGCGAAGTGAATGGCATCACGGTCTACGACGATTTCGCCCACCACCCCACGGCCGTCGAGGTCACGCTGGATGCCCTCAGGAAAGCCGCGCCCGGGCGGCGGACCTGGGCGGTGTTCGAACCCCGATCGGCGACCACCATCCGTCAAAACTTCCAGGACGCCTATGCCACCGCGTTCGATCAGGCAGACCGCGTGCTGGTCGCACCGGTCTACCTGCCCGAGAAGGCACCCGTCGGTAACCGGTTTTCGGTGGAAGAACTCGTGGCGGGGCTGCGTGAACGTGGCGTGGATGCCGAAGCTCCGGGCAGCGTGGAACAGATCGTGTCGCTATTGGCCGGACAGGCGGCGCCGGGCGACCGGATCGTATTCATGAGCAATGGGGGTTTCGGCGGCATCCACGAAAAGGCACTGCACAGGCTGCAGCGCGGGGGAGCGGCGGAGTCTGGCTAG
- a CDS encoding tetratricopeptide repeat protein, whose protein sequence is MLLVVQVLLPSSVEGQVNRAADLNRRIEQARSLERLRQYDRAAVLFERVLQDDPDNRSALNGALRLYFRLEAYDKLIPLLETNITKSPDDSRMRGRLAEALFGAGRDDEAEEQIRIMLVHFPQSESAVSQIANMHLDRQAYDRAIQTYLDGRKRLGKPEAFALALASVYTSAFEVPGAVREFTRWLIQQPAQWRIVNDRIDLLASIGSRELVEQALRSAVAEHRDSKDAQDLLGSFYLRSGKPEKALAAYREADRLDGDSGKYLVRYADWALREGHHQDAIDTYRELIGANGSETLRAEAYTGLALAFRKLGGMDDAADTYRQTIARYPNTGYRDEAMSNLANLLLVHYRDAPRALAMYRSLLADASAQEYREKARFGMAECYVALGSLEDAIVQYNAILEPGGEPIEAEARARTQYHLGELALFQNRLDDALGHFQDTADRFTGSPYANDALAWTILIAEGRQGGDGPLSDYIRSVLLRRQYKDQEALEACKSIVEENAQSPIADTVILDIGMLLDRMDKPFQAVAALQDLIERYPESRRVATARWRIAEIYETKIGDIPRALTEYETLLLSHPDHFRNDAARRKIRELTEDHPPMP, encoded by the coding sequence GTGTTGCTGGTGGTTCAGGTCCTCCTGCCCTCGAGCGTCGAGGGACAAGTCAACCGGGCCGCCGACCTGAACCGGCGGATCGAACAGGCCAGGAGCCTGGAACGCCTCCGGCAGTATGACCGCGCCGCCGTCCTGTTCGAACGGGTGCTGCAGGACGACCCGGATAACCGGTCCGCCCTGAACGGCGCCCTCAGGCTGTACTTCCGGCTGGAAGCGTACGACAAGCTGATCCCTCTGCTCGAAACGAACATCACAAAGTCTCCCGACGATTCAAGAATGCGCGGCAGGCTCGCCGAAGCGCTTTTCGGCGCCGGACGGGACGACGAAGCGGAGGAACAGATCCGAATCATGCTGGTACACTTTCCGCAGAGCGAATCGGCCGTAAGCCAGATCGCGAATATGCACCTCGACAGGCAGGCGTACGACCGGGCCATTCAGACTTATCTGGACGGCCGGAAGCGACTGGGCAAACCGGAGGCTTTCGCACTGGCCCTCGCCAGTGTCTATACCAGTGCGTTCGAGGTGCCGGGCGCCGTCCGGGAATTCACGCGTTGGTTGATACAGCAACCCGCCCAGTGGCGTATCGTCAACGACCGGATCGACCTGCTCGCGTCGATCGGAAGCCGGGAACTCGTGGAACAGGCATTGCGGTCGGCAGTGGCTGAACACCGTGACAGCAAGGACGCCCAGGACCTACTCGGCAGCTTCTATCTACGGTCCGGAAAGCCGGAGAAAGCGCTCGCGGCGTACCGTGAAGCGGACCGGCTGGACGGGGACAGCGGGAAATACCTGGTCCGGTATGCCGATTGGGCGTTGCGGGAGGGGCACCACCAGGACGCCATCGATACGTACCGGGAGTTGATCGGGGCGAATGGGTCGGAAACCCTGCGCGCCGAGGCGTATACCGGCCTTGCCCTGGCGTTCCGGAAGCTCGGCGGCATGGACGATGCCGCCGATACCTACCGGCAGACCATCGCGCGGTATCCGAATACGGGGTACCGAGACGAAGCCATGTCCAACCTGGCGAACCTGCTTCTGGTCCACTATCGGGACGCACCACGGGCGCTCGCCATGTACCGTTCACTGCTGGCGGACGCTTCCGCGCAGGAGTACAGGGAGAAAGCCCGGTTCGGCATGGCGGAATGTTACGTCGCCCTGGGCAGCCTGGAGGACGCGATCGTCCAGTACAACGCCATCCTAGAGCCGGGCGGCGAACCCATCGAAGCCGAGGCCCGGGCACGGACGCAATACCACCTGGGTGAACTGGCGTTGTTCCAGAACCGCCTGGACGATGCCCTGGGCCATTTCCAGGATACGGCGGACCGCTTTACGGGCAGCCCCTATGCCAACGATGCACTGGCGTGGACCATCCTGATTGCGGAAGGCCGCCAGGGCGGAGACGGCCCGCTTTCCGATTATATCCGCTCGGTGCTGCTGCGACGCCAGTACAAGGACCAGGAGGCTTTGGAAGCCTGCAAGTCGATTGTCGAAGAAAACGCGCAAAGCCCGATCGCCGACACCGTCATCCTGGACATCGGGATGTTGCTCGACCGGATGGACAAGCCGTTCCAGGCCGTCGCGGCCCTGCAGGACCTGATCGAGCGATATCCGGAGAGCCGACGTGTCGCCACCGCCCGCTGGCGGATCGCGGAAATCTACGAGACGAAGATCGGCGACATCCCCCGGGCACTCACCGAGTACGAGACCCTGCTCCTGTCTCACCCCGACCACTTCCGGAACGACGCCGCCCGCCGCAAGATCCGGGAACTGACCGAAGACCATCCCCCCATGCCGTGA